The Colletes latitarsis isolate SP2378_abdomen chromosome 1, iyColLati1, whole genome shotgun sequence genome has a segment encoding these proteins:
- the Asnrs gene encoding asparagine--tRNA ligase isoform X2: MFGKDSSDSFLDAIYTSQKNGNDETGDGSECNPFKTVLKAMHYAGKEPFPLIYQDSHGDDEKYEVVSKSQLKKVQKIWMRERYKNEDKQKKLMEDEEKRLKNLEEAKLIVIEENETLPTAMCIKINKSVDYRDLRVKLFGWVHRLRRQGKALMFITLRDGTGFLQCVLTDLLCQTYDALTLSTEASVVVFGTLKTVPEGKNAPNGHELHVDYWKLIGASPPGGADSILNEEALPDVQLDNRHIMIRGENAFRDHYKDRAYCEVTPPTLVQTQVEGGSTLFKLDYFGEEAFLTQSSQLYLETCLPAMGDVYCIAQSYRAEQSRTRRHLAEYTHVEAECPFITFEELLDRLEDLICDVVDRVLNSPLGHLVKELNPDFKVPKKPFKRMNYNDAIEYLRVNGITKEDGTFYEFGEDIPEMPERKMTDKINEPIMLCRFPAEIKSFYMQRCAEDKRLTESVDVLLPSVGEIVGGSMRIWNHDELLEGYSRENIDPKPYYWYTDQRKYGTCPHGGYGLGLERFLCWLLNRYHIREVCLYPRFLERCRP; the protein is encoded by the exons ATGTTTGGAAAAGACTCCTCGGACTCATTTTTAG ATGCCATTTATACGTCTCAGAAGAATGGAAACGATGAAACAGGCGATGGTTCTGAATGTAATCCTTTTAAGACAGTTTTAAAAGCAATGCATTATGCTGGAAAAGAACCATTTCCATTAATTTATCAAGATTCCCACGGCGATGATGAAAAGTATGAAGTAGTGTCCAAGTCGCAGTTAAAAAAGGTACAGAAGATTTGGATGAGAGAACGTTATAAGAATGAGGACAAACAAAAGAAATTAATGGAAGACGAAGAAAAGAGATTGAAGAACTTGGAAGAGGCCAAATTGATCGTAATCGAAGAAAATGAGACTTTACCAACTGCAATgtgtataaaaattaataaaagtgtCGATTATCGAGATCTGCGCGTGAAACTGTTTGGATGGGTACACAGACTTAGACGTCAAG GTAAAGCACTCATGTTTATTACATTGAGAGATGGAACCGGTTTTCTGCAGTGTGTGCTTACCGATCTTTTGTGTCAAACGTATGACGCATTAACGTTGTCCACCGAAGCTTCTGTCGTGGTATTCGGCACTTTAAAAACTGTGCCTGAAGGAAAAAAT GCACCAAACGGACACGAATTGCATGTCGATTACTGGAAATTAATAGGGGCGTCTCCTCCTGGTGGTGCAGATTCTATTTTAAACGAAGAGGCCCTTCCCGATGTTCAGTTAGATAACAGGCACATCATGATACGTggtgaaaat GCATTTAGAGATCATTACAAAGACAGAGCTTACTGCGAAGTAACACCACCGACATTGGTACAAACACAGGTAGAAGGTGGATCGACGTTGTTTAAACTAGATTATTTTGG GGAAGAAGCGTTTCTAACTCAAAGTTCGCAACTTTACCTCGAGACTTGTCTTCCAGCAATGGGCGATGTATATTGTATCGCGCAATCATACAGAGCAGAACAATCTAGGACTCGGAGACATCTTGCAGa ATATACGCATGTGGAGGCAGAGTGTCCATTTATTACATTCGAGGAATTACTCGATCGTTTGGAAGATTTGATATGCGATGTTGTCGATCGTGTTTTAAATTCGCCTCTTGGCCATCTCGTCAAAGAATTAAATCCTGATTTCAAAGTACCAAAAAAACCGTTCAAGAGGATGAATTATAATGATGCGATCGAATATCTCCGAGTTAATGGTATAACTAAGGAAGATGGAACATTTTATGAATTCGGGGAG gATATTCCAGAAATGCCGGAGAGAAAAATGACCGATAAAATAAATGAACCGATAATGCTTTGTCGATTTCCGGCAGAAATTAAATCGTTTTACATGCAACGTTGTGCCGAGGATAAACGCCTTACAGAATCCGTAGATGTGCTTTTGCCGAGCGTTGGAGAAATAGTTGGCGGTTCAATGCGTATTTGGAATCACGATGAATTGTTGGAGGGTTATTCTCGCGAGAATATTGACCCAAAACCGTATTATTGGTATACGGATCAA CGAAAGTATGGAACTTGCCCCCACGGTGGGTATGGATTGGGTCTTGAAAGGTTTCTCTGTTGGCTTTTAAACAGGTACCATATTCGCGAAGTATGCCTTTATCCACGCTTCTTGGAACGTTGTCGTCCTTAA
- the LOC143340295 gene encoding uncharacterized protein LOC143340295, whose translation MSESDGKPTSPIPLIAHIQCSSTLTNTHSSASQVTSRMLRSPSHESVTTDLSLFSVSTILSELRGTNRFVTFKSNNHVHLADRGPSPKPDFHQIEANRPADIPETLWFEEENELIRSCGVLSSALGLRKSFSTSDVSQLPSPDALDINGLRSAVSALTLDTAQRNTLFLEHRRLDHASRSCSTWVAVGEPVAITSQLPSPHGGSAQEQQRQQHLSTSTSQSASQPSPAPILAPVPFTGADLVRSVNKKVRQNYIRRRLLTTYRALERLSQSEFNLDQLEAAASAARTTSGTSLLVPGTTTITGSSLLGRKDRNHALTIKDVERERGNQLSKYERNMMIFNWLHTLDDTTAVDSIK comes from the exons ATGTCTGAAAGTGATGGAAAACCAACATCGCCGATACCGCTGATTGCTCATATACAATGCTCTAGTACTTTAACAAATACACATTCTTCAGCATCCCAAGTGACATCGCGAATGTTACGATCACCAAGTCACGAGAGTGTCACAACCGATCTCTCTTTATTTAGTGTCTCCACGATATTAAGCGAACTACGAGGTACGAACAGATTCGTCACTTTCAAGTCGAACAACCATGTACATCTTGCTGACCGTGGCCCGTCACCGAAACCAGACTTTCATCAGATCGAAGCTAACAG gcCAGCGGATATACCAGAAACTCTTTGGTTCGAAGAAGAAAATGAACTGATTCGAAGTTGTGGCGTACTTTCCTCGGCGCTTGGTCTTCGCAAAAGCTTTAGTACAAGCGATGTATCTCAACTGCCAAGTCCAGATGCATTAGACATAAATGGGCTTCGatcggctgtttctgcattaacTCTCGATACTGCCCAAAGAAACACTCTATTTTTGGAGCACAGAAGACTCGATCATGCTTCAAGGTCTTGCAGTACATGGGTTGCTGTTGGTGAACCGGTAGCTATTACGTCGCAGCTTCCTAGTCCTCACGGAGGAAGTGCGCAAGAACAGCAGCGTCAGCAACATTTATCAACGTCTACCTCTCAGTCGGCTTCGCAGCCTTCACCTGCACCGATACTAGCTCCGGTACCTTTCACGGGGGCAGATCTTGTCAGATCTGTAAACAAAAAGGTTCGCCAAAATTATATACGTCGAAG ACTATTAACAACTTATCGCGCTTTGGAACGGCTTTCACAGAGCGAATTCAATTTAGATCAATTGGAAGCTGCAGCAAGCGCGGCACGGACTACATCTGGAACCTCGTTATTAGTTCCTGGAACAACAACCATTACTGGATCTTCTTTGTTAGGGCGAAAGGACCGAAATCATGCATTGACGATTAAAGACGTGGAAAGAGAACGTGGAAATCAATTGTCTAAATACGAGAGAAATATGATGATTTTTAACTGGCTACATACTCTGGACGATACTACTGCTGTAGACAGCATAAAATAA
- the Asnrs gene encoding asparagine--tRNA ligase isoform X1, protein MFGKDSSDSFLDAIYTSQKNGNDETGDGSECNPFKTVLKAMHYAGKEPFPLIYQDSHGDDEKYEVVSKSQLKKVQKIWMRERYKNEDKQKKLMEDEEKRLKNLEEAKLIVIEENETLPTAMCIKINKSVDYRDLRVKLFGWVHRLRRQGKALMFITLRDGTGFLQCVLTDLLCQTYDALTLSTEASVVVFGTLKTVPEGKNAPNGHELHVDYWKLIGASPPGGADSILNEEALPDVQLDNRHIMIRGENTSRILIMRSILMQAFRDHYKDRAYCEVTPPTLVQTQVEGGSTLFKLDYFGEEAFLTQSSQLYLETCLPAMGDVYCIAQSYRAEQSRTRRHLAEYTHVEAECPFITFEELLDRLEDLICDVVDRVLNSPLGHLVKELNPDFKVPKKPFKRMNYNDAIEYLRVNGITKEDGTFYEFGEDIPEMPERKMTDKINEPIMLCRFPAEIKSFYMQRCAEDKRLTESVDVLLPSVGEIVGGSMRIWNHDELLEGYSRENIDPKPYYWYTDQRKYGTCPHGGYGLGLERFLCWLLNRYHIREVCLYPRFLERCRP, encoded by the exons ATGTTTGGAAAAGACTCCTCGGACTCATTTTTAG ATGCCATTTATACGTCTCAGAAGAATGGAAACGATGAAACAGGCGATGGTTCTGAATGTAATCCTTTTAAGACAGTTTTAAAAGCAATGCATTATGCTGGAAAAGAACCATTTCCATTAATTTATCAAGATTCCCACGGCGATGATGAAAAGTATGAAGTAGTGTCCAAGTCGCAGTTAAAAAAGGTACAGAAGATTTGGATGAGAGAACGTTATAAGAATGAGGACAAACAAAAGAAATTAATGGAAGACGAAGAAAAGAGATTGAAGAACTTGGAAGAGGCCAAATTGATCGTAATCGAAGAAAATGAGACTTTACCAACTGCAATgtgtataaaaattaataaaagtgtCGATTATCGAGATCTGCGCGTGAAACTGTTTGGATGGGTACACAGACTTAGACGTCAAG GTAAAGCACTCATGTTTATTACATTGAGAGATGGAACCGGTTTTCTGCAGTGTGTGCTTACCGATCTTTTGTGTCAAACGTATGACGCATTAACGTTGTCCACCGAAGCTTCTGTCGTGGTATTCGGCACTTTAAAAACTGTGCCTGAAGGAAAAAAT GCACCAAACGGACACGAATTGCATGTCGATTACTGGAAATTAATAGGGGCGTCTCCTCCTGGTGGTGCAGATTCTATTTTAAACGAAGAGGCCCTTCCCGATGTTCAGTTAGATAACAGGCACATCATGATACGTggtgaaaat ACATCTCGCATATTGATCATGAGATCCATATTGATGCAGGCATTTAGAGATCATTACAAAGACAGAGCTTACTGCGAAGTAACACCACCGACATTGGTACAAACACAGGTAGAAGGTGGATCGACGTTGTTTAAACTAGATTATTTTGG GGAAGAAGCGTTTCTAACTCAAAGTTCGCAACTTTACCTCGAGACTTGTCTTCCAGCAATGGGCGATGTATATTGTATCGCGCAATCATACAGAGCAGAACAATCTAGGACTCGGAGACATCTTGCAGa ATATACGCATGTGGAGGCAGAGTGTCCATTTATTACATTCGAGGAATTACTCGATCGTTTGGAAGATTTGATATGCGATGTTGTCGATCGTGTTTTAAATTCGCCTCTTGGCCATCTCGTCAAAGAATTAAATCCTGATTTCAAAGTACCAAAAAAACCGTTCAAGAGGATGAATTATAATGATGCGATCGAATATCTCCGAGTTAATGGTATAACTAAGGAAGATGGAACATTTTATGAATTCGGGGAG gATATTCCAGAAATGCCGGAGAGAAAAATGACCGATAAAATAAATGAACCGATAATGCTTTGTCGATTTCCGGCAGAAATTAAATCGTTTTACATGCAACGTTGTGCCGAGGATAAACGCCTTACAGAATCCGTAGATGTGCTTTTGCCGAGCGTTGGAGAAATAGTTGGCGGTTCAATGCGTATTTGGAATCACGATGAATTGTTGGAGGGTTATTCTCGCGAGAATATTGACCCAAAACCGTATTATTGGTATACGGATCAA CGAAAGTATGGAACTTGCCCCCACGGTGGGTATGGATTGGGTCTTGAAAGGTTTCTCTGTTGGCTTTTAAACAGGTACCATATTCGCGAAGTATGCCTTTATCCACGCTTCTTGGAACGTTGTCGTCCTTAA